The following proteins are co-located in the Cydia fagiglandana chromosome 2, ilCydFagi1.1, whole genome shotgun sequence genome:
- the LOC134672187 gene encoding uncharacterized protein LOC134672187, with translation MFKYLFIFISSVVVENCAFLTTDTAVGLTAKNPVLMRLLQTVDAATTDDRLLDVSLQLLKSLCVCMRETLKAKQLESASFSGGTNSLQVEDNNKDSSKKVLDIYQNIYKKTCYDLKNEVASKVNKSANISSDEEKEFVLKSDCGRIHIQANKNILQQEVRTDTNEARLEDILYQTFIKTRSYHRFRTRKYSLYKHTQKLARVPDKHNIIVILTFYPVNDRGLLISNYTKLTDELNSTLHTHSPIDIDIIDARFGQKENVSEESLTPKDAPDCALKSIYTFLLQSERNNKTKVFKLMHRHNTIKVYIDVTSEPYHSDYTKMCCSNKTDEPVCQINFPNESFDSKITTSSYTTENSRNLKETILKIKSLVKLYDKRLKKKKLKRSTTLKTVMKRNKLKSDLITEGVYSISNPLINMPESKHLLNYTNSKEIWMNRILDDEPSHEKDDKWITVKKQITSPEQEVTVSPNSFPKKHDTTVPSRVVNNETNSVVTKFKNHLFYPTESYEPITPTEFFNIHKKVHIRTIDSPNTKLQNRL, from the coding sequence ATGTTCAAGTATTTGTTCATTTTCATCTCTTCGGTAGTAGTCGAAAACTGTGCCTTTCTGACTACTGACACGGCTGTAGGACTGACGGCAAAGAACCCCGTGTTGATGAGGCTTCTGCAAACAGTGGACGCTGCGACCACTGACGATCGGCTGTTGGATGTCTCTCTACAACTACTCAAAAGCTTGTGTGTTTGTATGCGTGAAACTTTAAAAGCAAAGCAACTTGAAAGTGCATCGTTCAGTGGTGGTACCAACTCGCTGCAAGTCGAAGATAACAACAAAGATTCGAGCAAGAAGGTACTGGATATTTATcagaatatttataaaaaaacttgttatgatttaaaaaatgaaGTGGCATCGAAGGTTAATAAAAGCGCTAATATATCCTCAGATGAAGAAAAGGAATTTGTGCTGAAAAGTGACTGTGGAAGAATACATATTCAAGCTAATAAAAATATTCTTCAGCAAGAGGTCAGAACTGATACCAATGAAGCAAGACTTGAAGACATTTTATACCAAACTTTTATAAAGACTCGTAGTTACCATAGATTCCGTACGAGGAAATACAGTTTGtataaacatacacaaaaacTGGCGCGCGTCCCTGACAAGCATAATATTATAGTAATACTTACCTTCTATCCAGTAAATGATAGAGGCCTCTTAATATCCAACTATACCAAACTTACCGATGAACTTAACAGTACCTTACACACACATTCGCCAATAGACATAGACATTATTGATGCTAGATTTGGTCAAAAAGAAAATGTCAGTGAAGAAAGCCTAACACCAAAAGATGCCCCGGACTGTGCCTTAAAATCTATCTACACTTTTTTACTACAAAGTGAACGAAATAATAAGAcaaaagtttttaaattaatgcATCGACATAATACAATTAAAGTTTATATTGATGTAACTTCTGAACCTTATCATTCTGATTACACTAAAATGTGTTGCAGTAACAAAACGGATGAACCAGTGTGTCAAATAAACTTTCCAAATGAAAGTTTTGACTCAAAAATAACCACAAGCTCTTATACTACAGAAAATTCTagaaatttaaaagaaacaatatTAAAAATCAAGTCTCTAGTGAAATTGTacgataaaagattgaagaagaAAAAGCTCAAACGATCGACTACACTAAAAACAGTTATGAAACGAAATAAGTTAAAAAGTGATTTAATTACCGAGGGTGTATACAGTATTTCAAATCCTTTAATAAATATGCCTGAATCTAAACACTTGCTGAACTATACGAATTCAAAGGAAATATGGATGAACCGTATATTGGATGATGAACCCAGTCATGAAAAGGACGACAAATGGATAACTGTCAAGAAACAAATAACATCACCTGAACAAGAAGTTACAGTTTCACCAAATAGTTTTCCTAAAAAGCATGACACAACCGTGCCAAGCCGTGTCGTCAACAATGAAACAAATAGTGTAGTCACTAAATTTAAGAACCATTTGTTTTATCCTACTGAAAGTTATGAACCAATTACGCCAACTGAGTTTTTCAACATTCATAAAAAGGTACATATTAGAACTAT